The Aliidiomarina minuta nucleotide sequence GCGAAATAACACCGTTAATGGAACCCGCCTCAATTGACGAATTTTATCTGGATTTAACCGATAACCCAATGTGTAATGGTAGTGCATCGCTAACCATGGAGCTTATCCGCGATGAGATCCGGGCAATGGGCGTGCCGGGTTCAGCTGGTATCTCGAATCAAAAAATGGTCGCCAAAATAGCTTCTGAGGAAAATAAGCCAGACGGCCAATATCTGGTGACTCCAAACCAGGTATTGCAGTATATCGGTCAGCTGGGCTTAAAGCGTATCCCTGGCGTTGGTCCTAAAAGCCTGGAGCGCCTGCAACAATCCGGGCTACATACTGGCGCGGATATCCAGCAAATTACGCTGACTAAGCTGCAGAATATTCTAGGGGAACGTTCCGGTTACCTTTTGCATCAACGTTGCATGGGCATTGATGAACGCCCGGTGGTTACCCATCGCATACGTAAAAGTGTCGGTGTCGAAGAAACACTGCGTATCAATCTGAATAACTTAAGAGCAATAGAGGAATTCACCGAACGAGAGTTATTGCCATCATTAAAAAAACGCTTAAAGATAAACCGCTGGCAGGACACCCGCATAAAAACCCAAACCGTAAAACTTAAATTTACTGACTTCCAGCAAACCACAGTCAGTCGCGCCAGCAACCGGGTCTCCCCTTCAGTCTTTTATCAATTACTCAAAGAGGCCTGGGAACGCAGTCACCATCGCGCAGTTCGTCTGGTCGGTCTTAGTGTTACCCTGCCGGATCCGGATCGATCCCGGCAACTGGAGCTGGATCTGGAATAGTTACCCCTCTGCATTCGCCACGGAAATCCTGCCATGGCCAACCGAGCTCTTTCAACAGATGGCTGCCACCTTCCAGCTTATCCAATGTCCATAACAGATAACGGATATCTACATGAATACTACCCTGTTTCGCCTCGCTATAATGCCAGTCATTGATTACCGACTCCGCAGTGCTATCGAAGATCAATCCGACTAACTCAGCATTCTGATTAAAAGTAGCAGCCCCTGAACTTCCCCCGGTAGCGTCCAGATTACTCAAAAAGTTAACCGGAACTGACTGCAGTTCAGCATCGGCATAACAACCCCAATCCTGCTGCTGAATCAGCTCTTTTTGTTGCTCTGGAATTTGCGATGGAGGTTCTGCCTGTTGCAACAACGTATTAAGCGAGGTAAACGCAGGTGCCTGCATGACAGACCCCTGACTCATGCGTAAGGTCCGATTCGCATTATAGCTAAAGCTAAAATCCTGACTTTCATGCCAATTTTTCACTGCCAACATATATTTGCCATTCGCAAACTGATGCTGACCACGCCACTCTCTTTCCCGGAGGCCCAGCTGGACCCGCTCCTGATAACTTTCAGCAGCAAAAACCAACCAGGGATCAGAACTGCGCTGTAAGTGCTTAAGATCTCGTTGCATCCAGTAAAGTCTTATCGGCACATGGTCTAACTGACTATTGCTGTATAACTTCTTTACCTGCTGTTCAAGCTCAAGTTGCGTAGGTTCTTCGCTGAGCCGGAAAAAATCATTCACACTCTTTAACTGTTGTTCCTCGGGGAGTTCCATATGTCGAACCAGGAGTTGCGCTAATAACTGAGCTTCAACTCGCGAATCAAACTGGCTGGCCTGACTACTCATTACGTTGCGCATAGTCTGCATGTCCCGCGGCTGAAAACCGCCAGTACGCTGCTCAGGAGGTCGTTGTTTTTCGTAAGCAAGGCGATACAAGTGCCTGCCAATCCGAGGCAGTTGCAATTGATCAAAGAAGCTTAGCCAGAGTTGTTGTGCCTGAAAGTGACTTTGCTCAGCCAGCAACTCGTCCATTAAAGTCAGTGCTTCTTCATAATCACCGCGATTTGGCTGCTGCGCTATCCAGTTTTTTATCTGCTGATGCTCAGCATCCCGTTGCAATAAAACCTGTTCGTTCTCGTACCCTGACAACATAGCCTGGTAGTTTTTACTTCGGTTACTAAGCCGTTGCAATAGGGGCGCATATTGTATTCGGCGCTCACTTCCAGAAGGAGAAAGCCCTTTAATTAACTGCTGCCATTGCTCAAGGTATTGCAAAGCCGAAGGGTAGTAGTGCGCAAACTGGTAGCTCAACTGAGAGGGCGAACGATAACGCTGAGTAATACCTGGATAACCAGCTGCCACTAAAGCATCGCCCGCTCTCAGAGGTGTCTCGCTGAGCGCAATAAAGCGCTCTGGCTGGTAAGGTCGGTTTGTGGCAGCAGGTTCAGAAGATAATCCACTCTCGCCTACATATAAACGCAGTAACGCAAAATCACCCGCATGCCGTGGCCACTGCCAGTTATCCCGCTCACCCCCGTAATAACCGATTTCAGCAGCGGGCACATACACAAGGCGCACATCATCAAAACGCTGCTCTCTGATAAGCTGGTAGCTTAGGCCGTCATTAAACTCAACCAGTCGACATACTACTCCAGCTTCACGCTCACACTCAGCGACTAAATGATCCCTGGTTTGCAGGTATCGGTTGAAACGGGCACGCCCACGCAACCGGTCCCCCACGGCTTCATTTACAATGTCTGTAACATCACGCTGACTTAATGTCCGGCTAACGTAGAAATCTGCTGGTAAAGCCAGTTCCGATTCAGTAGTACCCGCAAGGTAGCCCTCATCGAAAATGTCCGGCTCAGCTGAGAAAAGGTAAGGCAGCGAATCCAGGAGGCAATGATAATTGGTTAGCAGTAACCCGTGGGCTGATATCAGCGCAGCTGAACAAGAGCCCGCCTGCATTACACTATGCAATGGCAGGCTTGCAGCTAGTTCAGGCCGCTGCTGTGATGTCCATAGTCCCTCATTCGCAGTGGCCTGATTCATTAGCAGACTAAACAGACTACCTATAGCCCAGATTACATATCGCACAAACTTTGCCACCTTACCTATTTCTAGCTTTATGATAAGCTCCGCTCAACTTTGCTAACGAATGAACGTGCTATGAAACTAATTCTAAAACTAATCGCCGGCATCCTGGCTGGTATTCTTATTGGATTGTGGGCCCCGGAATGGGTTAATCGCCTTTTATTAACCTTTAAAGGGCTATTCGGTGAGCTACTGACCTTTACCATTCCATTGCTTATTCTGTTTTTCATTACCAGTGGCATCGCCAACTTACCGCAAAAATCCGGTCACTTACTGAGCCGTACTCTGGGCATGGCCTACGGATCTACTATTGTAGCTGGTTTATTAGCATATTTTATAACCTCAGCCATAGTACCACAGCTCACAGGCAGCGCGGCAGAAGTAAGTGCTAACGGCGCGCTTCCACTAACAGCCTTTCTGGAGCTGGAAATTCCACCTCTATTAAGTGTTATGACAGCGCTGGCTACCGCCTTTATTTTTGGTATTGGTATCTCTGCTCTGCAAGCTAAAGGGTTAAAGAGCGTCACTGATGAAGGCCGCAATATTATTGAGCTTTTACTGAGTAAAGTGATTATTCCGTTGCTACCTTTCTATATCGCCGGAGTTTTCGCTGAATTGGCCTTAACCGGTACCGTATTCGATACTCTGCAGACCTTTGGTATTATTCTGGTAATGGCCGTAGCCATGCACTGGTTATGGCTTACCGCCATTTTCGTGGCAACCGGACTGGCGCTGGGTAGTTCGCCTCTGCTCCTGATAAAAAACATGCTCCCAGCTTATTTTACCGCGCTGGGAACCATGTCCAGTGCAGCGACTATTCCGGTCTCGCTGCAGGCCACCAGGAACAACGGCGTACGTAAACATATAGCCAACTTTACCGTGCCTTTATGCGCCACCACTCATTTGTCAGGTTCTATTATTACCATTACCACTTGTGCAATTGCAGTCATGACCATGAGTCAGGGCCTGGCCATTCCCAGTTTCACCGAAATACTGCCCTTCATTCTGATGCTTGGGGTGGTCATGCTAGCGGCTCCAGGCGTTCCTGGCGGGGCTGTCATGTCAGCCTTAGGCTTACTAACCAGCATGCTGGGTTTTGGCGAAGCCGCCGTAGCCCTGATGATTGCTCTCTACATGGCGCAGGATAGCTTGGGTACTGCCTGTAACGTAACTGGTGACGGTGCCATTGCGCTGTGGGTCGATAAGTTCGCCGGAGAACAGCCTAAAGACCAATAAGCGATGCTTTTGTGCAAATAATCTGCTACCATGCTGCGCTTTTCAAATCCCAACGAAAAGCGCAGCATGCGCTAAAGCGAGGCAACATCCATGGCATCTGTTTTGATTCTGATGGGTTCGACGTCTGACTGGCCAGTAATGCAACACGCAGCCAGTATGCTTGAAGATCTGGGCGTACAATGGGAAGCCCGTGTGGTTTCCGCTCATCGTACTCCGGATTTACTGGAAAAAACCATGCGGGAAGCTGAGCAGGGCGATATCAAGGTGATTATCGCCGGAGCCGGCGGTGCCGCTCACCTGCCCGGCATGCTGGCAGCCTACACCTGGTTACCTGTCTTTGGCGTTCCGGTGCAAAGCAAGCACCTGAAAGGTATGGACAGCTTACTTTCTATCGTACAAATGCCGAAAGGCGTTGCTGTTGGCACACTAGCGATCGGTGAAGCCGGAGCCGCTAACGCCGGCCTTCTGGCCGCTCAGGTACTAGCCACACAGCAGCCTGAAATTGCCGAAAAAGTGAAAGCTTTCCGCGCCACGCAACGAGACAAAGTACTCTCGAATTCTTCTCTGGAGTTACCAAAGTGAATATTCTGATCCTGGGTAACGGTCAGCTAGGGCAAATGCTTGGCCGTTCTGCAGTACATTATGGTCACGCCTGTCTGCTGGTCGATACCAAAACGGATCAGGTTATGCCGGTCGCCGCTTATGAAGCACTGCCAATGAGTTTGCAGCAGGCTGCAGACTGGGCCGATGTGATCAGTTGGGAGCATGAACAATTAGCGCCAGCGCATGTGCAAATATGCGCTGACAAGTTTTTATCGCCTACGGATAAAATACTAATGCTGACCGATCGTCAGCTGGAAAAGCAGCTGTGCGATGATCTTGGCATTGTCACGTCGCCCTGGTCTGCTTTTCAAACCCGTGATGAACTGGCTCAGTTGCTTGCCGATACTCAGCAAGCGGTTGTCATTAAAGCCGCTCAAGGTGGTTATGATGGTCGCAGCCAGTGGCGCTATCAACCGGGCGATGACACCGCACAAATTTTACAGGGAGCCGGTCAGCAACCGGGTATCGTTGAAAATATGATTCCCTTTGAATGCGAGGTCTCTTTAGTGGGTGCTCGTAATGCCGCAGGCACTACCTGCTGCTATCCCCTCGTGGAAAATGTGCATACTCAGGGCATACTGAGTTATACCCTGGCTGGGCTTAGCCAGCTACCAGCGCACCTGCAACAACAGGCAGAACAGGCTTTTCAACGCTTAACCGACGAATTAAGTTACGTAGGCACGCTGGCCATTGAATTCTTTGTCGTTGGCGAAGGAAATGAAGCCCGTTTGCTGGTCAACGAAGTAGCTCCGCGAGTCCATAACTCTGGCCACTGGAGTTTAAGCGGCTGTAACTGCGATCAGTTTGATCTGCATATACGCAGTCTTACCAATACGCCCTATCCCAAACAACTCGCAACGACACCTACCCTGATGGTGAATGTTATCGGCAGCTCTTCTATAGCTGAAGAACTGTGGCAGGACGCCTGCGCGGACCCTTACTGGTACGGAAAGGCTCCTCGCGCAGGGCGTAAGTTAGGCCATGTGAATTTTCAGGTAGACAACAAAGCTAATGCTAAGGGCCTGGCAAGAAAATGGCAAAGCCCTTTACAAAAACTCGCCTAATCGACAAATAATAATCAAATAGCGGTGAACCTTTCGTTCTTTTCGATCGTTTTAACTTCCACCGCTTTTTAATTTTATTATTATGCAAACAAATACGGCTGTCCTTTTTCGTCCTTACCTCAACATTCCTCTGTGGCAATGGTTGTTTCTGATTGCCACTACGTTGGGGTTATCAGCAGCCTCTCGCTTGCTGACTGTATCGGAAGTTGAGTTTTCGGCTATCTGGCCGGCCTCCGGCATATTCCTTGGTGCTGTGCTCGCTTTAGGTAAACGTTCGCTTTGGGTGCTGCTTCCGAGCATGCTTATCTGGTCAATTGCATTGCAAAAGGAACCCTGGTTGCTGGCTCTGACGGGCGCCGTTGGACTGGCGATTGGCAGCTGTGTAGCCAGTTATCTGATTAGCAGCGGTAAGCACTCTGCAGCAAAACAGGGAACACTCTCTCCGCTCCACTACCTACCCAACTTATATTTTAAGGGCGCCATAATCGGCAGTGGCATTTCTTCCCTGATAGGGGCCGCTGGATACGCACTTGCCGTACCCACTGCAACGGACTTCCAATTGCAGAATATATGGCTGGTGTACTGGATACTCGAAGCACTCGGCGTCATTTTGTTCGCCCCATTATTCTTTCTTGTACTGCATCGTCCCCAGCTCAGCCTGCAAGGATTGAAAAAGGACTTCAGTCGCCACCGCTTCATGATCTGGGGCAGTATTGTGATTCTGGTCATTGTTGCTAGTGTCGTTCTCGGCCAAATTGGCAATAACCGCTATGCCCATGTTCTGGCGCTGGCACTTTTCCCGTTGGTGTACTGGTTTGCTACTGAAGGCAGCTCACCCAGCCTGGATTTCATCATACCCAGCTTTGCTATTATTTTTGTTGTTTTCTCTATTCATCAGTGGGCTGGCCGGCCCCCCATTGACGACATTACCGATTTACTGAGAGTTCTGTTGCAGGTTGGTATTCTGGTGGTGATGGCGCAAATAGTCGCCAACATTAATCATCAGCGTCATATATTACTAGAGAGATTCAGACGTCAGGCCTATCAGGACTATCGCACGGGACTTGCCAATGACCGGGGCCTGTACGAAGCTATTGAGAATACCCTGCAACAACACCACAACGGTAGCCATTGGCTGGCTTATATCAGCCTTACTGATATGCATATCATTAAAGAACTCTTAGCCATGGACGGGGCTATTACCATAGAAAGCGTACTAACCCAGCAACTGCAACAGTTTGCACATGATAACGCCGTCATAGCGAGGCTCAGCGAAGGACGTTATGTGGTATTGCTACCTAATGTTACAAAAGCCCAGGCCTGCGATACTATTCAGCACATATACCATGCTTTGAGCAGGCCTGTTGATGAAGCGGGTATGTCCACCGATCTGCGCATAGCTATTGGTGTAACACCGGTTAATGGACAACTTCACAGTGCTCAACAATATATCAGCGTTGCCGTACAGGCACTGAAACAGGCCCAGCAAAAAACGGTCAGTATCCAATGGGTGGCAGATCCTAAAGCCAGTGCCGCAAACCATTACACCTTGCTACACCGTTTTGGTCTGCTTAAAGAAGCCATAGAAAAAAATCAGCTCGAGCTGTTCGCTCAGGAAATTCGAGGTATTAAAAAAAACCATGAAGGTATTAGCTTTGAGGTTCTGGTGCGTATGCGGGATGAAAATAAAGAACTGCTAAGCCCGGCCTATTTCATACCTGCAGCAGAGGCTTTCGGTCTGATGCCTGCGCTGGACCGCTGGGTTATTAAACATAGCCTTGGTTTCCTGGCGGCGAACAGAAAACGTCTGCGGCATATTCAGAAATGCGCTATTAACTTGTCTGGCGCTTCGCTTTCTGATCCAGAACTCGCTAACTATATTGCCCGACAATTAACTAATTTCTCGATTCCTGCTCATAAAATCACTTTTGAAATTACGGAGACGGAAGCTATTCGCAGCAAACAACGCGCTACCGAATTCATTATCGCCATTCATCAGCTTGGCTGCAGAGTCTCATTGGATGACTTTGGAACCGGCCTCGCCTCATTTGAATACCTGCGGCAGTTTCGCTTTGACGAATTAAAAATCGATGGCGTGTTTATTCGACAACTAGCAGAAAACAATGTCGATGAGAGCATTGTTAATGCAATTTGTCAGGTCGCTGCTACTATGCAGTTAAAAACCGTCGCTGAATTTGTTGAAGACGCAGAACTTTGTGAAAAGCTTGCCAGGCTAGGTGTCGATTATGCTCAAGGCTATGGCATTAGCAAACCGAAACCGCTCAGGGAGTTATTTTTAAATGTCGAAACAGCAGAAGTACCTGCTCGCTATTGATCAGGGAACCACGTCCAGTCGCGCCGTTATATATAACGAAAAACTTCAGCCACTTGCGCAACAGGGCAAAGAGTTCAAACAGCACTTTCCGAACAACGGCTGGGTAGAACATGATCCCGAGGATATCTGGGAAACCACGCTGCACAGTTGCCGAGAAGCCATTAAAGAAGCCGAGATTGAAGCCTCTGCGCTCGGTGGTATTGGCATTACCAATCAACGTGAAACCACCTTGTTGTGGGATCGTAAAAACGGTGAAGTCTTACATAAGGCCATCGTCTGGCAGGACCGTCGCACCGCTGATTATTGCCAGCAACTCAAAGATAAGGATCTGGAGCCTTTCTTCCAAAAACGCACCGGACTGCTACTGGATCCCTACTTCTCCGGTACTAAGCTCGCATGGCTGTTAGACAATGTGGAAGGTGCCCGTGAACGGGCTGAAGATGGCGAGCTTTGCTTTGGTACTGTAGACAGTTACCTGTTGTGGCGTTTCACTAAAGGTAAAGTCCACGCAACTGACGCTTCTAATGCTTCACGCACACTGATGATGAATCTGGAAACGCGGGAGTGGGACGGCGAACTGTTAGAAAAATTGAATATTCCGGCCTCACTGCTACCTGAGATTCGCGACAATACCAGCGACTTTGGTTACACCGATAAGGAATGGTTAGGCGCTGAAGTGCCCATTTGTGCCATGGTCGGCGACCAACAGGGCGCTCTGATTGGCCAGGCCTGCATCGAGGCAGGTATGTTAAAAAGCACCTATGGCACCGGCTGTTTTGCGCTGCTGAATACGGGTCAGGACATCATTCGCTCAGACAATCGACTGTTAAGCACTCTGGCCTATCAGCTCGATGGTGAGGCTTATTATGCCCTTGAGGGCAGTATCTTTATGGCTGGGGCTATTATTCAGTGGCTGCGTGATTCCCTTGGTATGTTAGAAGAGGCCGCGGAAAGTGAGGCTCTGGCAGAAGACATCGGTTATGAGCAAAGCGAGATCATGGTTCCTGCATTTACCGGCTTAGGGGCGCCTTACTGGGACCCGGATGCCCGTGCCGCCATCCTTGGCATGACCCGTGACACCTCGCGCGAACACCTGGCAGCTGCGGCGCTGCGCAGTGTTGCCTATCAGAGTCTGGATTTAGTGCACGCCATGCATAACGACGGACAGAAGGTCGAGGCGCTGAGAGTCGATGGTGGCATGACCGAAAATGACTGGTTTTTACAGGCTCTGGCCGACATTACCGGATGTCCGATTGAACGCGCCGCTATCAGTGAGGCGACTTCGTTTGGTGCTGCTTTTCTGGCTGGGTTGCAAAGCGGCATGTTTAAAAAGCTGAGCGACATCAGTGAACTGCATAAAGTAGATAAAACCTTTAAACCTGAGATAAGTTCTGAACAACGCGACAAACTACGCTCAGTTTGGTTAGCCGCAATAGATAAAGTTCGGTAGACTAACTGCCCTTTTTAAATAGCTTCGGATATTCGCTTTGAAAAAATCAGCAGCTGCGGTCGACTTATTTAATCTCGCGAAAGAAGCGATGGCCATGTCCTATTCGCCCTATTCAGGTTTTCCCGTAGGCGCAGCCATACTCAGCGAAAACGGTAAGGTGTTTAGTGCCTGTAACGTCGAAAATGCAGCTTACCCAGAAGGAATATGCGCAGAAGCGGGCGCCATCTCAGCTATGGTATTGGCTGGCGAACGACGCATTAAAGATATTTATGTGATGGGCAACGGGGATGCATTGGTTTCGCCCTGCGGAGGTTGCCGTCAGCGCATTCGTGAATTTGCCGACGAGCACACCCAGGTGCATATCTGCGGCCCGGAAGGCGTGCGCCGTTCCCTTAATATTAACGAGCTGCTACCTTTATCTTTTGGTCCCGAGCATCTGACTCCGCCCAGTAATAAGGAATCCTGATATGTCACATGTTTCAGCAGAACAGCAAGCTCTAGCGGCAAAGGCCATCAGCCTGTTGGACTTAACCAGCCTCAATGACGATGACAACCAACACAGCATTCGCACACTCTGCGAACAGGCTGTAGTGACAGACACCCAGGGCACCCCTCATTCTGTAGCCGCGCTATGCATTTATCCCCGTTTTGTTCCTTTTGCTCGCCAGCAGCTGGACCAGCTTGGTTTCTATCAGGTTCGCCTGGCCACCGTTGCCAACTTCCCTCATGGTCAGTCAGACATTGATATTGCGGTAAAAGAAACCCGGGCCTGTATTGCTTACGGTGCCGACGAAGTCGACCTGGTATTTCCTTATCAGGCTTTTCTCGACGGTGAAGAAAAAGTAGCAGCAAGCTTAATAGCCGCCTGTAAAAGCGAGTGTAACAATAAGGCTCAGCTCAAAGTTATTCTCGAAACCGGTGAGCTAAAAAGCTCCACTGCCATCACTAAAGCCAGCGAGCTGGCTATTTTAGCCGGTGCCGATTTTATCAAGACCTCTACCGGTAAAGTGGCTGTTAATGCTACACCTCAGTCTGCTGAACTGATGCTGCAAGCCATTGCCGCACAACCGCGCGCTGTCGGTTTCAAACCCGCCGGTGGCATTAAGAACCTGGATGATGTGCAAACTTATTTTAAACTGGTTACCGATACCGTCGGCGAAGAGCGTTTAACTCCTGGCTATTTCCGTTTTGGCGCCAGCTCTTTATTAACCAGCTTGAAAAATATTTTGCAAGGTAGCGACACTCAGCCCGACAGCGAGGGATATTAAATCATGCTTCCTCAGGAAATTATCCGCGCTAAGCGCGACGGCAAAACCCTCAGCGACCAGCAGATAGAATTTTTTGTCAAAGGCATCACCAGCAACACAGTCACCGACGGCCAGGTGGCCGCATTTGCAATGGCGGTGTATTTCAATGGCATGAACCTGTCTGAACGCGTCGCTTTGACCCAGCATATGATGCACTCTGGCAGTGTCATGAACTGGGACAGCCTTAACCTGCCAGGCCCTGTGGTCGATAAACATTCCACCGGTGGCGTCAGTGATATGGTCAGCCTGATGTTAGGTCCTATGGTAGCAGCCTGTGGAGGTTACGTGCCGATGATCTCCGGCCGTGGACTGGGACACACCGGTGGTACTTTAGATAAATTTGAAAGCATTCAGGGCTACAGTACCAGCCCCGATATGCAGACCCTGCGCGATGTTGTCAAAGAGGTTGGCGTAGCCATTATTGGCCAGACCGGTGATCTTGCGCCCGCAGACAAACGTTTCTATGGTATCAGAGACGTCACCGCCACCGTGGATTCAATCCCTTTGATTACCGCCTCCATTCTATCTAAAAAACTGGCCGCAGGACTGTCAGCGCTGGCCATGGATGTAAAATCCGGCAACGGTGCTTTTATGGCAACCTATGAGGATGCCAATGCGCTGGCCGAAAGCATTACTAAAGTCGCTAACCAGGCGGGTGTGCGCACGTCGGCAACTATTACCGACATGAACCAGGCATTGGGCAGCAGTGCCGGAAACGCACTGGAAATGGTTGAAGCTGTGGATTACCTGACCGGTAAACGGCGTAATCCGCGTTTACATGAGGTCACCATGGCGCTTTGTTCGCAAATGCTGCTACTGACTGGCCTGGCAAAAAATCAGAACGAAGCTACCCAGGCCCTGCAAAAGGCTCTCGACAGTGGTGCCGCGGCAGAACGTTTTGCTAAGATGGTGGCGGCACTGGGAGGCCCGACTGACTTTATTGAAAAGCCGATGCGCAGCATGCCGGTAGCGCCGGTTATACTGCCTGTTCACAGTGCCCACAGCGGTTATTTACAGGAAGTGCAAACCCGTGATTTAGGTCTGGTTGTGGTTGAACTGGGCGGCGGCCGTACTGACCCCGCGGCTCCTGTCGACCATGCGGTCGGGCTGAGCCAGCTTCCTGCGGTAGGTGACCGTATTGAAGCGGGAGAACCGCTGGCGATGGTACATGCACGGGATCAAGCCAGTGCTGAAAAAGCATCCGAACAACTGCTGAACAGCCTTACGCTCGGCAAGGAGAAACCCGGCCAGCAAACCGTGGTCTATAAAACTATCAACCCGGAACAAGCGGCCGGACTTACTGTTAACTAAGAAC carries:
- the dinB gene encoding DNA polymerase IV: MENSHRKIALLDLDAFFAAVEVLRDPNLATRPFAVGGGSDRGVVATANYLARQYGIHSAMPGHQARKLCPQLIFVKPDMAAYKDMSKRIQQCLREITPLMEPASIDEFYLDLTDNPMCNGSASLTMELIRDEIRAMGVPGSAGISNQKMVAKIASEENKPDGQYLVTPNQVLQYIGQLGLKRIPGVGPKSLERLQQSGLHTGADIQQITLTKLQNILGERSGYLLHQRCMGIDERPVVTHRIRKSVGVEETLRINLNNLRAIEEFTERELLPSLKKRLKINRWQDTRIKTQTVKLKFTDFQQTTVSRASNRVSPSVFYQLLKEAWERSHHRAVRLVGLSVTLPDPDRSRQLELDLE
- a CDS encoding S46 family peptidase; this translates as MRYVIWAIGSLFSLLMNQATANEGLWTSQQRPELAASLPLHSVMQAGSCSAALISAHGLLLTNYHCLLDSLPYLFSAEPDIFDEGYLAGTTESELALPADFYVSRTLSQRDVTDIVNEAVGDRLRGRARFNRYLQTRDHLVAECEREAGVVCRLVEFNDGLSYQLIREQRFDDVRLVYVPAAEIGYYGGERDNWQWPRHAGDFALLRLYVGESGLSSEPAATNRPYQPERFIALSETPLRAGDALVAAGYPGITQRYRSPSQLSYQFAHYYPSALQYLEQWQQLIKGLSPSGSERRIQYAPLLQRLSNRSKNYQAMLSGYENEQVLLQRDAEHQQIKNWIAQQPNRGDYEEALTLMDELLAEQSHFQAQQLWLSFFDQLQLPRIGRHLYRLAYEKQRPPEQRTGGFQPRDMQTMRNVMSSQASQFDSRVEAQLLAQLLVRHMELPEEQQLKSVNDFFRLSEEPTQLELEQQVKKLYSNSQLDHVPIRLYWMQRDLKHLQRSSDPWLVFAAESYQERVQLGLREREWRGQHQFANGKYMLAVKNWHESQDFSFSYNANRTLRMSQGSVMQAPAFTSLNTLLQQAEPPSQIPEQQKELIQQQDWGCYADAELQSVPVNFLSNLDATGGSSGAATFNQNAELVGLIFDSTAESVINDWHYSEAKQGSIHVDIRYLLWTLDKLEGGSHLLKELGWPWQDFRGECRGVTIPDPAPVAGIDPDPAG
- a CDS encoding dicarboxylate/amino acid:cation symporter, giving the protein MKLILKLIAGILAGILIGLWAPEWVNRLLLTFKGLFGELLTFTIPLLILFFITSGIANLPQKSGHLLSRTLGMAYGSTIVAGLLAYFITSAIVPQLTGSAAEVSANGALPLTAFLELEIPPLLSVMTALATAFIFGIGISALQAKGLKSVTDEGRNIIELLLSKVIIPLLPFYIAGVFAELALTGTVFDTLQTFGIILVMAVAMHWLWLTAIFVATGLALGSSPLLLIKNMLPAYFTALGTMSSAATIPVSLQATRNNGVRKHIANFTVPLCATTHLSGSIITITTCAIAVMTMSQGLAIPSFTEILPFILMLGVVMLAAPGVPGGAVMSALGLLTSMLGFGEAAVALMIALYMAQDSLGTACNVTGDGAIALWVDKFAGEQPKDQ
- the purE gene encoding 5-(carboxyamino)imidazole ribonucleotide mutase, encoding MASVLILMGSTSDWPVMQHAASMLEDLGVQWEARVVSAHRTPDLLEKTMREAEQGDIKVIIAGAGGAAHLPGMLAAYTWLPVFGVPVQSKHLKGMDSLLSIVQMPKGVAVGTLAIGEAGAANAGLLAAQVLATQQPEIAEKVKAFRATQRDKVLSNSSLELPK
- a CDS encoding ATP-grasp domain-containing protein; the protein is MNILILGNGQLGQMLGRSAVHYGHACLLVDTKTDQVMPVAAYEALPMSLQQAADWADVISWEHEQLAPAHVQICADKFLSPTDKILMLTDRQLEKQLCDDLGIVTSPWSAFQTRDELAQLLADTQQAVVIKAAQGGYDGRSQWRYQPGDDTAQILQGAGQQPGIVENMIPFECEVSLVGARNAAGTTCCYPLVENVHTQGILSYTLAGLSQLPAHLQQQAEQAFQRLTDELSYVGTLAIEFFVVGEGNEARLLVNEVAPRVHNSGHWSLSGCNCDQFDLHIRSLTNTPYPKQLATTPTLMVNVIGSSSIAEELWQDACADPYWYGKAPRAGRKLGHVNFQVDNKANAKGLARKWQSPLQKLA
- a CDS encoding EAL domain-containing protein translates to MQTNTAVLFRPYLNIPLWQWLFLIATTLGLSAASRLLTVSEVEFSAIWPASGIFLGAVLALGKRSLWVLLPSMLIWSIALQKEPWLLALTGAVGLAIGSCVASYLISSGKHSAAKQGTLSPLHYLPNLYFKGAIIGSGISSLIGAAGYALAVPTATDFQLQNIWLVYWILEALGVILFAPLFFLVLHRPQLSLQGLKKDFSRHRFMIWGSIVILVIVASVVLGQIGNNRYAHVLALALFPLVYWFATEGSSPSLDFIIPSFAIIFVVFSIHQWAGRPPIDDITDLLRVLLQVGILVVMAQIVANINHQRHILLERFRRQAYQDYRTGLANDRGLYEAIENTLQQHHNGSHWLAYISLTDMHIIKELLAMDGAITIESVLTQQLQQFAHDNAVIARLSEGRYVVLLPNVTKAQACDTIQHIYHALSRPVDEAGMSTDLRIAIGVTPVNGQLHSAQQYISVAVQALKQAQQKTVSIQWVADPKASAANHYTLLHRFGLLKEAIEKNQLELFAQEIRGIKKNHEGISFEVLVRMRDENKELLSPAYFIPAAEAFGLMPALDRWVIKHSLGFLAANRKRLRHIQKCAINLSGASLSDPELANYIARQLTNFSIPAHKITFEITETEAIRSKQRATEFIIAIHQLGCRVSLDDFGTGLASFEYLRQFRFDELKIDGVFIRQLAENNVDESIVNAICQVAATMQLKTVAEFVEDAELCEKLARLGVDYAQGYGISKPKPLRELFLNVETAEVPARY
- the glpK gene encoding glycerol kinase GlpK, whose product is MSKQQKYLLAIDQGTTSSRAVIYNEKLQPLAQQGKEFKQHFPNNGWVEHDPEDIWETTLHSCREAIKEAEIEASALGGIGITNQRETTLLWDRKNGEVLHKAIVWQDRRTADYCQQLKDKDLEPFFQKRTGLLLDPYFSGTKLAWLLDNVEGARERAEDGELCFGTVDSYLLWRFTKGKVHATDASNASRTLMMNLETREWDGELLEKLNIPASLLPEIRDNTSDFGYTDKEWLGAEVPICAMVGDQQGALIGQACIEAGMLKSTYGTGCFALLNTGQDIIRSDNRLLSTLAYQLDGEAYYALEGSIFMAGAIIQWLRDSLGMLEEAAESEALAEDIGYEQSEIMVPAFTGLGAPYWDPDARAAILGMTRDTSREHLAAAALRSVAYQSLDLVHAMHNDGQKVEALRVDGGMTENDWFLQALADITGCPIERAAISEATSFGAAFLAGLQSGMFKKLSDISELHKVDKTFKPEISSEQRDKLRSVWLAAIDKVR
- a CDS encoding cytidine deaminase, which translates into the protein MKKSAAAVDLFNLAKEAMAMSYSPYSGFPVGAAILSENGKVFSACNVENAAYPEGICAEAGAISAMVLAGERRIKDIYVMGNGDALVSPCGGCRQRIREFADEHTQVHICGPEGVRRSLNINELLPLSFGPEHLTPPSNKES